The Acutalibacter muris genomic sequence AGAACGAGGGGGTCAAGCTTATTGACAAGCCGGTGGACATGGCTGTGCAGGATTTTATTCAGGAGCGCTACCGTATCGTCGAGCCGGAGAACCCAGAGGAGGAATGAGCACGCTTGCCCGAATAGCGGTGGAAAATACGGTTTATCATTTTGATAAGCTGTTCACCTATCTGGTGCCCGAGGAACTTTACAAGACGGTACGGCCCGGCGTGCGTGTGACGGTGCCCTTTGGAGCGGGGAGCCGCGAGAGGGTGGGCATGGTGTTCGAT encodes the following:
- a CDS encoding DNA-directed RNA polymerase subunit omega, with the translated sequence MLKPSANIIKTPHMNQYSLVIAVAKRARQISEKAENEGVKLIDKPVDMAVQDFIQERYRIVEPENPEEE